The Desulfovibrio sp. DNA window GCATGGCTGCTCGCGCGCTGCGGTTGTTGCCGTTGGTATAGGCCAGTCTGATGTTGTCCGAGATGAGGCGTATGGCGTGTATGTTTGGAGCGTCGGTAAATGGAGTAGCGTTTGTGTTTACAAAAGACTCCATGGCGTGCACCAAAGCATCCAGACCTGTGATGGCAGTGTAGTACTGGGGAAGTTTCAGGGTCAGATCAGGATCAAGCAAAACCACTTTGGCGTAAAGATAGTCGCTGACGATCCCCTTCTTGGAATTGGTTTCTTTGTCGCCAAGTACCGCGATGGAAGTCATTTCGCTGCCAGTGCCAGCCGTTGTAGGAATCAAGATTGTTGGCAGGCACTCCGAAGGCACCAGATGCATGCCAAAAAAGCGCTCAAGCTTTCCGCCATGTTTGGCCAACAGGGCTGTGGCCTTAGCGCTGTCCAAGGCGCTTCCGCCACCAAAGCCAATAATGATGTCCGCCTTAACCTGCGAGACAACCTCAGCAGCCTTCTCTATGGATTCCGGAGTGGGATCAAGCTCTACATCGCTGAACACGTCGGCCGTAATGTCAGCTTCTTGCAACGCTGCCAGCAGAGTGTTGTGCAGCCCGGCGTTGATGAGACCCTTGTCGGTCATTATAAGCACACGCTTGCAGCCCAGGCGTTTTACTTCATCGCCCAGTTTGCTGATTGCCCCTTGCCCATATACAATTCTGCTGATGGTTTGGAATATTGAAACCATGGTCAAATTCTCCTTGTCATTAACAGATGCCCAGTTTTACAGACGAAAACCGGGGTATACTCA harbors:
- a CDS encoding iron-containing alcohol dehydrogenase, whose product is MVSIFQTISRIVYGQGAISKLGDEVKRLGCKRVLIMTDKGLINAGLHNTLLAALQEADITADVFSDVELDPTPESIEKAAEVVSQVKADIIIGFGGGSALDSAKATALLAKHGGKLERFFGMHLVPSECLPTILIPTTAGTGSEMTSIAVLGDKETNSKKGIVSDYLYAKVVLLDPDLTLKLPQYYTAITGLDALVHAMESFVNTNATPFTDAPNIHAIRLISDNIRLAYTNGNNRSARAAMLYAASICGMGFSNTQNGVIHAIGMAVPANYHLPHGLLMAAIAPMGISFNAIASPEKYATIAEFLGSAPHGASTLEKALSASRGFSALLKDLNIEPGLEAHGVKREDIAGIAERAAAARRLMDGNPRQATARDLEKLITEHF